TATGACGATTATCAGAAACGGTATTAAATATGCAAAAGAAAACGGCTTAAAAAGCGGTGTGCTGTTGTTTGAAGAAAACACAAATGACGTTGTTGGGCATAAGATTGAGCTTATAACGCCGAATGAGGCAAAGTTGGAGCTTTTGGAACGTGAAAAGCCCGATTTTGTGTATATGGAGAAATTTGATAAGGAGTTTATGAAAAAAACTCCCGAAGAATTTGTACAGTATCTTGTTGAAAATCTTCATATAAAGGCTGTTTGTGTCGGATATGATTACAGTTTCGGCTACAAAGCACAAGGTGACGTTAAACTTTTAAAATGGTTTGGCGAGAAATACGGATTTAAAGTGTTTGTTACGGACGTTATAAAGCTTGACGGAAAAATCGTTTCGAGTACATACATAAGGAGCATTATAAAAGCCGGTGATATGGAAAAAGCGGAACGTTTTTTGGGCAGACGTTATTGCATTGAAGGCAATGTTGTGAAAGGTTTGCAGAACGGCAGAAAAATGGGTATTCCGACTGCGAATGTTGATTATGACGTGAATATGGCACTTCCCGAAGAGGGTGTTTACGCAGGTATAACGTATGTGCGTGGAAAGCGTTTGAAATGCGTTGTTAATGTCGGAAAAAATCTGACATTCGGTGCAAGAAAATTGACAGTGGAAAGTCATATCCTTGATTTTGACGAGGATATTTACGGAGAATATATACGCGTGAGTTTTGCGAAAAAACTTAGGGGTGTTATAAAATTTGACGGTGTAGATAAACTTATTGAACAGATACATCACGATATGGAAGTTACATCAAAAATGGATTTATAAGTGTTTTTGAGAGGAGTTATTTATGTTTACAAGTGTAATTTTAGCGGCAGGAATGGGAACAAGAATGAAGTCGAAAATGCCGAAGGTACTTCATAAAGTATGCGGTAAACCGCTTTCAAAGTGGGTTATTGACGCGTCTGAGGCAGCAGGTGCGGACAAGGTTTGCGCGGTTGTCGGTCATAAGGCTGAAACGGTTAAAGAGGTACTCGGCGATGTGTGCGAATTTGCGTTGCAGGCTGAACAAAAAGGTACAGGTCACGCAGTTATGCAAGCTATCGACGTTATAAAAAATTCAAAGGGCGAGGTTGTTATTCTAAACGGTGACACTCCTCTTATAACTGCCGAAACAATAAACAAGGCTATTGAATATCACAAAAATAACGGCAATCAAGCAACTGTTATAACCGCAATTCTTGACGATGCGACAGGTTACGGAAGAATTGTAAGAGATAATGACGGTTCTGTTTTGAAAATCGTTGAGCAAAAGGACGCAAGTAAAGAAGAAAAGAAAATAAACGAAGTAAATTCGGGAATGTACGTTTTTGACGCACAGTCGCTTGTATATGCACTTGATAAGATTACTCCGAACAACGCACAAGGCGAATATTACCTTACAGATACTCTTGAAATACTTCTAAGTGCCGGTAAGAAAATCGGCGGTTACGCAATTTCGGACAATGACGAAATCAGAGGTATAAACGACAGAGTACAGCTTAATGAAGCCGAGAAGATTATGCAAAAGCGTATTAATGAATACCATATGAGAAACGGTGTTACAATGCGTAATCCTGAAAGCGTTTATATCGAAGACGGCGTTGAAATCGGCAATGATACTGAAATTTGTCAGAACGTCACAATAAAGAGCGGTACAAAAATCGGCTCTGACTGCGTTATCGGTTCGGGAAGTATGCTTGACAGAGCGGTTATACATGACGGCGTTGACGTGTTAAGCTCAGTTATACTTGAATCGGAAGTTGACGAGGGTACACACGTAGGACCTTTTGCGTATATCAGACCTAATTGTCATGTGGGTAAGGAAGTTAAAGTCGGCGATTTTGTCGAACTTAAAAATTCAAATATTGACGACGGTACAAAGATTTCTCACCTTACATACATCGGCGACAGCGATGTCGGTAAAAGGGTAAACTTCGGCTGTGGTACTGTAACGTGTAACTATGACGGTAAGAAGAAATACAGAACAACAATCGGTGACGATTGCTTTGTAGGCTGTAATACAAACTTCGTTTCGCCGATTAATGTCGGTGACGGCGTTTATATTGCCGCAGGTTCGACAATAACAGAAGATATTCCTGAAAATAGCTTGTCTATCGCGCGTGCAAGACAGGTTAATAAAGAGGGTTGGAAGGATAAACGTAAGTAATATGAGTTTTAAAGATATTTGGGCAGATAAATTATCTGCCCTTTTTGGACGTAAAGAGGAGATTATACCAATGT
This portion of the Hominilimicola fabiformis genome encodes:
- a CDS encoding bifunctional riboflavin kinase/FAD synthetase is translated as MKIFRDKTDYDGTVVALGNFDGLHIAHMTIIRNGIKYAKENGLKSGVLLFEENTNDVVGHKIELITPNEAKLELLEREKPDFVYMEKFDKEFMKKTPEEFVQYLVENLHIKAVCVGYDYSFGYKAQGDVKLLKWFGEKYGFKVFVTDVIKLDGKIVSSTYIRSIIKAGDMEKAERFLGRRYCIEGNVVKGLQNGRKMGIPTANVDYDVNMALPEEGVYAGITYVRGKRLKCVVNVGKNLTFGARKLTVESHILDFDEDIYGEYIRVSFAKKLRGVIKFDGVDKLIEQIHHDMEVTSKMDL
- the glmU gene encoding bifunctional UDP-N-acetylglucosamine diphosphorylase/glucosamine-1-phosphate N-acetyltransferase GlmU, giving the protein MFTSVILAAGMGTRMKSKMPKVLHKVCGKPLSKWVIDASEAAGADKVCAVVGHKAETVKEVLGDVCEFALQAEQKGTGHAVMQAIDVIKNSKGEVVILNGDTPLITAETINKAIEYHKNNGNQATVITAILDDATGYGRIVRDNDGSVLKIVEQKDASKEEKKINEVNSGMYVFDAQSLVYALDKITPNNAQGEYYLTDTLEILLSAGKKIGGYAISDNDEIRGINDRVQLNEAEKIMQKRINEYHMRNGVTMRNPESVYIEDGVEIGNDTEICQNVTIKSGTKIGSDCVIGSGSMLDRAVIHDGVDVLSSVILESEVDEGTHVGPFAYIRPNCHVGKEVKVGDFVELKNSNIDDGTKISHLTYIGDSDVGKRVNFGCGTVTCNYDGKKKYRTTIGDDCFVGCNTNFVSPINVGDGVYIAAGSTITEDIPENSLSIARARQVNKEGWKDKRK